One part of the Ziziphus jujuba cultivar Dongzao chromosome 2, ASM3175591v1 genome encodes these proteins:
- the LOC107417685 gene encoding bidirectional sugar transporter SWEET14-like — translation MEGFHSLPHVVELFSSKLGIYCAILQQGRSPLISINSVGFVIETLYIALFLFYAPKKSTMQTILQVLLIAFGYGLMVILTLFLAKGQKRIQIVGWICLTVKLIVFAAPLCTMRKVIRTKSVEFMPFSLSLFQTLGAVIWFFYGLLLEDYKLALPNVVGFILGNFQMGLYIAYSNWKEISQNQPTLPNVVGFILGNFQMGLYIAYSNWKEISQNQPTVNPGLNQGVLQSNDSVANA, via the exons ATGGAAGGATTTCATTCACTGCCTCATGTTGTTGAACTATTCAGCTCAAAGTTGGGGATATACTGTGCAATCCTGCAACAAGGACGCTCTCCTCTCATCAGTATCAACTCAGTCGGATTTGTAATAGAGACACTCTACATTGCTCTTTTCCTATTTTATGCTCCCAAGAAGTCTACG ATGCAGACAATACTTCAAGTCTTGTTGATTGCTTTTGGTTACGGTTTGATGGTCATATTGACTCTATTCCTAGCAAAAGGCCAGAAGCGTATCCAGATTGTGGGATGGATTTGTCTAACTGTTAAGCTTATTGTATTTGCTGCACCACTTTGCACAATG AGAAAAGTCATACGGACCAAAAGTGTCGAGTTCATGCCTTTTTCTTTATCGCTTTTCCAGACACTTGGAGCTGTTATATGGTTCTTCTATGGCCTTTTGCTTGAGGATTACAAATTAGCG CTTCCAAACGTAGTGGGATTTATTCTCGGAAATTTTCAGATGGGGCTTTATATAGCCTACAGTAATTGGAAGGAAATTTCACAGAATCAGCCAACG CTTCCAAACGTAGTGGGATTTATTCTCGGAAATTTTCAGATGGGGCTTTATATAGCCTACAGTAATTGGAAGGAAATTTCACAGAATCAGCCAACGGTTAATCCAGGACTGAACCAGGGAGTTTTGCAATCAAATGATAGTGTTGCAAATGCATAG
- the LOC125422579 gene encoding bidirectional sugar transporter SWEET14-like, whose amino-acid sequence MALHHGLTLASGILGTIFSFMVYLAPIRTFHKVYKRKSTEGFPSLPYVVELFTSMLWIYYAILKRGALLLIIINSVGCVTETLYIALFLFYASKKSKIQVVLLVLLIALGYGLMVILTLFLAKGQKRIQVVGWICPVFNLIVLADPLCIMRKVIRTKSVEFMPFPLSFVQTIGAVMWFFHGLLLKNYHLAFSNVPGFIVGIVQMGLYIVYKNSKEILQEPPKLEK is encoded by the exons ATGGCCCTTCACCATGGATTAACTTTGGCCAGTGGTATCTTAG GCACTATCTTCTCTTTCATGGTCTACCTTGCTCCAAT CCGAACATTTCACAAAGTGTATAAGAGAAAATCTACAGAAGGGTTTCCATCACTTCCTTATGTTGTTGAACTATTCACCTCAATGTTGTGGATATACTATGCAATCCTTAAACGAGGAGCCCTTCTCCTCATCATTATCAACTCAGTTGGATGTGTAACAGAGACACTCTACATTGCCCTTTTCCTGTTTTATGCTTCCAAGAAGTCTAAG ATCCAAGTAGTACTTCTAGTCTTGTTGATTGCCCTTGGTTATGGTTTGATGGTcatattgactttatttctAGCAAAAGGGCAGAAGCGTATCCAGGTTGTGGGATGGATCTGTCCAGTATTTAACCTCATTGTACTTGCTGATCCACTTTGCATAATG AGAAAAGTCATACGGACCAAAAGTGTGGAGTTCATGCCTTTTCCTTTATCGTTTGTCCAGACGATAGGCGCTGTTATGTGGTTCTTCCATGGCCTTTTGCTCAAGAATTACCACTTAGCT TTTTCAAACGTACCGGGATTTATTGTCGGAATTGTTCAGATGGGGCTTTATATAGTCTACAAGAATAGCAAGGAAATTTTGCAGGAGCCA ccgaaactcgaaaag